In Deinococcus metallilatus, the sequence CGGGGCGACGCCACGGTGATCGGCGATGAGGCGCTGCTCACCCACCTCGTCGAGAACCTGATCGGGAACGGCCTGCGGTACGGGCAGGGCGCCGACATGCGGGTGAGCGTGGGCGGTGAGGCGGACCACGTGCGCCTGACGGTGCAGGACGCGGGCCCGGGCGTGCCCGCGGCGGCCCTCCCGCACCTGGCCGAGCCCTTCTATCAGGTGAACACGGCCCGCGGTGGGGAGGGCAACGGGCTCGGGCTCGCCATCGTGCAGCGCGTGGCGCAGACGCACGGGGCCACCCTGCGCTTCGAGAACGGCGAGCCCGGGGGCCTGCGCGTCGCGGTGGACTTTCCCCGGACCGGGACCGACCAACCGGAGTGGCCTGCTCGGGATTTCTTACTTCCGCATAACAGGAATCATTCTCAATAAGGAGCATGTCACAGGCTTCTCCCCACGACCAGACGTTCGTTCTCCAAAAAATTCAACCTGCCCTGCTCGGCCTGATGGACGGTTCGGTCAGCACCCTGGCTCCGATCTTCGCCGCCGCTGGCCTGACGGGGCGACCCATCGACGCCTTCTTCGTGGGCCTGGCCGCCTCGGTGGGGGCGGGCATCAGCATGGGGCTGGCCGAGGCGCTCAGCGATGACGGCGTCGTCTCGGGGCGCGGCACCCCCCTCGCGCGCGGCGCGATCACCGGGGTCGCCACCATCCTCGGCGGGATGCTGCACACCCTGCCCTTCCTGCTGCCCGACCTGCGCGTCGCCCTCAGCCTCGCCTACGCCGTCGTGCTGGTCGAACTGCTGGTCATCGCCTATATCCGCTGGCACTACATGCGCTCGCCGCTCGCCCAGACCGTCGTGCAGGTGATCGTGGGCGGTGGGGTCGTGTTCGGCGTCGGGGTGTGGCTGGGCACCCTCGGCGCCCGCCCCTGAGGGACAGGCATGCCGTGCCCCTCCCCCCGAACCGCGCTCCCGTCTCCTGTTCTGCGGGAGCCGTCCCACCCGGAAGCATGCCCCCGGGCTGGCCTTGGTCCCGGTTTCATGAAGCCCGCGTCCTTACCCCCGCCCAACATTCCCGGCGCCCACTGAACCGGGGCCGAACGCGCCTCACCGTCTCGGCAGGAGACCTCCCATGACCCACGTGCTCACCCTGCGCAAAGCCCTCGTCGTCCTCGGCCTCCTCGGGCTGCTCGGTCTCGCGGCGGAACTCGCGGCCGTCGGCCACTGGTACGGCCCCTCGCAGCTCATCCCGTTCGCGGCCATCGCCGCTGGCGTGGTGGCAGCGGCGCTCTTCCTGGGGACCGACCGGGTCTGGTCGCGCCTGCTGCTGCGCGCCGCCGCCGCGCTGCTCGTCGTCACTGGGGTCTACGGCGCAGTCGAGCACACCGGCAAGAACCCCGAGCTGCTGCGCGAGGGACGCGCCGGGGCGCTCGGAACCTCCCCCGAGGCGCGCCCGGGCGAACCCGGGGTGCTGGGGCTGCCCGCCCCGCGCGCCAACTGGCTCAACGGCCCGGCCCCCATGAGCGCGCCCCTGGCGATGAGCGGGCTCGGCCTGCTGCTGCTGCTCGCGCTGTACCGCCGCGAGGCCGACCCGTCCGCCCCCGCCCCCGCCCTCTCCCAGCCGCAGGCCCGCTGACCCGGCTGACCCCCCAGGAGGAACACCATGTCGCACGCCGCCCGTCACTGGCTCGGTCTGATGCTGCTCGCCGCCGTCGCCTGGATTCACTACCGGGACATCCCCGGCAAGCTCGGCGAGACGCCGTACCTGGGCTGGCTGTACATCCTGCTCGTCGCCGGGTGCGCGGCGTCGGGGGCGTGGCTGTTCACCGAGCGGGCCCGGGCCGGGTACGCCCTGGGCGCGCTGATCTCGCTGGGCGCCATCGTGGGGTACGTCCTCACGCGCAGCACCGGCCTGCCCGGGGCCACCAGCGACATCGGCAACTGGGCCGAGCCCAGCGGCGTCTTCGCGCTGATCGTGGAGGCCGCGTTCGTGGGGCTCGCCCTCTCCCGGCTGCGCCGACCGGACCCCCTGGCCGCCGTCACCGCTGCGGGCCGTGCGCGCGGCGTTGACCCCCGCCCCTGACGCCGGCACACCTCCCCGGAAAAACCCGGCGCGGGAACACACGATCAGGCCCCATTCCTTCGCCCTTTCGCCGTCCTCCAGGAAAGGCAGGTCCTCTCATGGCCCAGAATCGCAAGCTCTCCACCCCGCTCTCCCTCGACGACACCGCCAGCAAGCTCGATGAGCAGACCAAGGCCCAGGACCTCAGCGCGAACACGGCCAGCCCCGGTGCCCGCCTCACCGACAACATGGGGCACGCCGTCAGCGACGACCAGAACTCGCTGCGAGCCGGGGTGCGCGGCCCCACCCTGATGGAGGACTTCCTCTTCCGCGAGAAGCTCCACCACTTCGACCACGAGCGCATCCCCGAGCGGGTGGTCCACGCGCGCGGCGCCGGGGCCCACGGCTACTTCCAGCTCGACAAGTCCCTCTCGGCCTACACCACCGCGAAGGTCCTCACCGAGGTCGGGGTGCAGACCCCGGTGTTCGCGCGCTTCTCGACGGTGGCGGGTTCGCGTGGCTCGGCGGACACGGCGCGCGACGTGCGCGGCTTCGCAGTCAGGTTCTACACGCAGGAGGGCAACTGGGACCTCGTCGGTAACAACATCCCCGTGTTCTTCATCCAGGACGCGATCAAGTTTCCCGACCTGATCCACTCGGTCAAGCCCGAGCCGCACAACGAGATTCCGCAGGCGGCCAGCGCGCACGACACCTTTTACGACTTCATCTCGCTGACGCCCGAGTCGATGC encodes:
- a CDS encoding VIT family protein, with amino-acid sequence MSQASPHDQTFVLQKIQPALLGLMDGSVSTLAPIFAAAGLTGRPIDAFFVGLAASVGAGISMGLAEALSDDGVVSGRGTPLARGAITGVATILGGMLHTLPFLLPDLRVALSLAYAVVLVELLVIAYIRWHYMRSPLAQTVVQVIVGGGVVFGVGVWLGTLGARP